AACGCTATTGTCATGAGAAAGGCATTGCAAAAGGTGGGTAAGGAACCTAAATGGTTGTGGAAAGAAACCGAAGCACACGGTTTCTACGATGAAGACAACCGCGAAGAGCTGTTCAATGACATGTTATCTTTCCTCAAACAGTATTTGAACTGATAACAACAATAAAAAAGGCCGACTTATCGTCGGCCTTTTTTATATGTAGCATCAGTGCTGATGACCACCGACACCATGGGCATGACCATGGGCGATTTCTTCTGCACTGGCTTCACGGGCGTCAACGATTTCGATGTCGAACGTCAGCTCACGGCCGGCCAATGGGTGGTTAATATCCACGGTAACCATAAATTTGCCCACCTTAACCACAGTCACCTGGCGCTGACCCTGATCGGTGTTCACTATGGCGCGCATGCCGGGTTTCCATACCTTGGCTCCCAGCAAGTGTTTTGAAGGCACACGCTGCTCGGCATTTTCGATACGCTCGCCATAGGTTTCGCTGGCGGGCAGTGTCACACTGAACTTGTCACCCACCTTTTTGCCTGCGATGGCATTTTCAACGCCGGGCATCATGTTGTCGTGACCGTGCAGGTAAGCGATCGGGTCGTGCCCTTCGTTGGTTTCAATTACTTCGCCTTTCTCGTCACGCAGGGTGTAGTTGAACTGCACCACCAGATCGTCTTTGATTTCCATGAATAGTCCTAGTGTCATTAATAAAAAACCGCAGGAGCTTAGCAAAGAAGCGCCCTGCCCTCCAGCCTTATTGACTGAGTAGCACGCCCCAGCCGATTATCGGCTCTGTGCGCCGGGGACTATGCTGCTGTGCTCTATTTCACGCAGAATCTCGAGATTTTGCAGCGCCAATTGGCACACACCCGAGCTGATTTGATGCCTCGGACTGCAATCCACACTCCACTGGCGCAGTAAATAGCCGGCGAGCGCCCCGCGACAGCGGACGTCCAGCACGCCATTTTGCATGCCGTAGTCCAGTTCTATGGCTTCGGGGTATTTAAGCGACGGATGAGGGATAAGCTTGAGGCACAGCATCGTCTGCCAATGAGCATCGGCCTCGCTGCGTTCGTGCTGCACCACGGGTTCGCCAAAGCCGCCGATTGACTTAATCCGGTTAATCACAAAGTCGGTAAATTGTTGATTGAGCCGATCATAGGCACGCACATGCCAGCGCTGACCATTGTTGACAAGCGCGTGGGGCACTATTTCCCGGCGGGTTTCGCCGGATGAGGTCGACACATAACGGACCTTAAGCGATGCATTGGCCTGAATCGCTCGCATCACGGCGGCCACAATTTCCGGCTCGGGATGAATCAGCGCCACCGCGTCGAAACAAATGTCACTGGGATTTTTCGGATGGGACAAACCATCACCAAACCCTTGGGCAAGGCCGTGCAGAATGACTGCTGGGTCGTGGGGAAACAGCGCTTTAAAACCCGGTTGACGGTGATAGCGTTTGGTTTGGTGCACCAACTGCATGTTATCGGGGGCAAGTTCGCGATACATAGCGAAATCGCGGGTAGCAGCGGCAAGGCCAGTGGCAAAGCGACTGATAAGGTCCTGACGACTGATCTCGCCAAAATACTGCAAACTGAAATCGATAAAGGCCAGTCGCTGGCGCTGGCCATGGCTCAACTCTTCCAACTGCATGGGGCACTCCTTATTATGAGAATGCCCCGAAGTTACGCTTCAGGTCTGTAAGATGCAATCATTTTGAGCTGATAGATGCGACATCCAATCCCAGGGCATTAAGGGTCGCATCGTCGGCAAAACCATCAGGCACCAGTTTATTGCGTCGCTGAAAGTCGCGGATTGCAGCCGAAGTCTTACTGCCGATTATGCCGTCTGCAGCACCTATATCATACCCAAGCTCAATCAGCTTTTGTTGCATGGCTTTAAGACCATCCCGGGTTCGTCTTGGCTGCTCAGGTGGGGCAATTTTAAGTGGCTTTGCCCCGTTAATGCGGTCAGCCAGGTGCCCCACGGCAAGCGCATAGAACTCAGAGCGGTTCCAGCGCTGAATTACCTCAAAGTTGCTGTAGCCCAAAAAAGCGGGGCCAGTATGTCCGGCAGGCAAATAAAGCGCAGCGTCCATGGGCGCTGTGGGAACAGGATGACCAAAGACGGTGGTTAACCCCAAAGTTTGCCACTCGGCCAACGGTTTACGGTGGTCTCTGCCAAGGCTTTCATAGTCATAATTTTTTGGCAGCAGAACTTCCCTGCCCCAACGCTCGTTTCGCTGCCAGCCGAGCTGCGTTAAAAAGTTGGCAGCAGAGCTTAAGGCATCCTCGGTGCTGTTCCACAAATCAACCTTGCCGTCACCATCACCGTCCACGGCATAGGTGAGATAGGTTGTTGGCATAAACTGAGTGTGCCCCATGGCGCCAGCCCAGGAGCCGACCATGCTTTCAAAGGGCAATCCAAATTTATCGCCAAGCCTCAACGCCTGCAGCAGTTCCTGGGTGAAATACTGGCTGCGGCGGGCGTCACAGGCCAGAGTCGCCAGCGCATCCAATACCGGCATCTTACCTTTGTAGCCGCCAAAATTGGTTTCAAGCCCCCAAAACGCCAGCAGGTATTGGGGGGGTACCCCATATTCCTTTTGTAACTTGTTCAGCAGCGCGCCGTGGGTTTTGAGCATTTTTTGCCCTTCCGATATCCGGCGTTCTGTCACTCTTTTATTAAAGTAATCGGCAAAGGTTTGGGTAAATTCGGGTTGGCTTCGGTCAAGCTCTACTACCCGCTGTAATGGTTTTACGCTATCGAGTGCGGCAATGCTTTGGGGAGAGAGGCCAGCACTCTGGGCTTCCACTTTAATATCGGCAATACACTGCTCGAAGGTGCGCGGCTCGGCACCGGCTGAGAATACGGTGATAATGCTCAGTGACGAGGCCAGGATGAATGGGTACTTCAAGACGTCGACTCCTTTAGTCGTACCTGAATAGGCCGGGTGGCAAAAGAAAAGAACTCAGGCGAGCCATCATCGTGCACCAAGGGGCGACGCAAGGCAACCGACTGGCGATTTTTCTGCAACTCTGTGGCTAAAGCCGCATCAAAATAGAGAAAATCCTTGGGTTTACGAGACCATCGCATATAATCAAGCGAACATCTAATGCAGAGAACCAACTATGACCGACATGAATCCAAAACTCAGCAGTTTTATTGACAATATCAAAGAGTCCCAGTTGCTTTGGGGCCTGATGGATGCCGATGGCGAAGGCTGGGTAGTCTGCGATTCCAGCGAGTACGAGGACACAGACGTCATGCCTTTGTGGTCCAGCGAAGCCAATGCACAAAAGCATTGCTGTGACGAATGGGCCGATTACAAAGCCACCGCCATTTCCCTGGTCGAGTTTCTCGAGTATTGGGTTGAAGATCTGAATCACGATGGCGTACTCATCGGCGTTGACTGGGAAGCCGATGAAGATTGTATGGAAGTTGACCCTATCGATTTGGCTCAGGATCTCGCCGAGATTGAAGCCGAGTGAGCAAAGAGGTTGTACTGACAGAGACGCCTTTCGATAAACGGCATCTCTGTTGGTTTTGCGAAGAGCCCGCCGGAGGGCTCTTTACATTTGTCAGCCCGCAAACGTCAGCGTTTGCTCTCCCCGCCTGCCGTGAATGCAAACAGATTGCCAATACCCGCGAGTTCGACAGCCTGTATGAATATCGACTCTATGTAAAAGACACCCTTCTTAAGCGTTATGCCAAACACCTGGCTATCGGCAGTAACTGGACCAGGGAAGAGCTGGAAGACTCAGGGTTTGACTGCAAAATTCTCGGCGGCTTTAAAAAAAGCGCCTGGTTTATGTACGAGGTGGCCCGTGACCGCATTAACGCCCGTGGATGGCCCCTGACGGTCAATGGTCTTCCTGTTGAAGAGAGTGTGACTGACATCGGCTTTGAGCACGGTGGCCTCACGTTTTCCAGCCTCAATGCCGCAGCGCACCACTTCAGTCAGACCCAGGGCCTGGATGAAGCCTTTTTATGTGCTCTGGTAAAAATCCTTGGGCGCGATCGTTTGGGTTATGCATTAAGGCTTGCGACCCTCTATCGGGTGGCAAGCGCCAAAGAAAAACAACAGTTTTTGAGAGAAATTAAAGAGGATGAAGCACAGCGCTGAGTGAACGCCCAATTGCTTCAGACTATAGAGGCTGTCGCCGGCAGTGCAAACAAGGCAGCATATATAGCGCAAGGCAAGCGCGAGCTAAGTTACGCCTTGATGACGTCGCGCAGTCTATCCTGAACCACTTCCACCAATCTGTCGGGTTGGAACTTGGAGATAAACTGATCGCAGCCTACCTTTTCCACCATGGCATTATTGAAACTGCCGCTGAGTGAGGTGTTAAGGGTAATGTAGAGATCTTTCAGGCGCGGATCGTTTCTCACTTCATGGGTTAATTTATAACCATCCATTTCAGGCATCTCGGCGTCGGTTATCATCATCAAAAGCTCTTTGGGCACATTCATCCCTTCGTCAGCCCAGGCTTTCAGTAGCTCCAGCGCCTCACGGCCATCACTGACCTCAAGTATTTCAATGCCCAACTGACCCAGAGTTTCCTTCACCTGCTTGCGGGCGGTGGCAGAGTCGTCCACCACCAGAAGTTTCTGCCCGGGCATTTTTGCCAGCAGCGAATCATCCAACACTCCTTCAGATAGGCGCACATCGTAGTGGATAATTTCGGCGAGCACTTTCTCCACATCGATGATAGAGACCAGATTTGACGTTCCCTGATAGTCAAGGCGAGTAATGGCCGTGAGGTAATTATTGCGCCCAGCCGTTTTGGGCGGCGGCATAATATCGCTCCAGGTCATGTTGACGATATGTTCCACCTTACCTACCAAAAAGCCCTGAACTGAGCGGTTATATTCGGTGATGATAAGATTCGCTTCGGCTTCGGCCGGCATGGGATGAAAACCTATGGCCCGGCGCAGATTAATCACAGGTATGGAAACACCCCGAATATTGGCCACACCGCTGATACTGGGATGGGAGCCCGGCATGGCATTAAGCGGGGGCAGCTTAACCACCTCTTTGACTTTAAACACATTGATGGCAAAAAGTTGTGTTGAATTCAGCCGAAACAGCAAAAGCTCAAGCCGGTTTTCCCCTACCAGTTGGGTACGCTGATCGACAGTTTCCAATATTTTGGCCATAAACGCGGTCTCTCGATGAAGTTCTGCGGCGCCAAAAATCACAAAAGAGCCGCCGGGTAATTTATTCAACACCTTAAATTATAGGCTTTTCAGTGTTCAACAACCATGCTCTGGCGCAATATTGGACAAGGATAAAGCGCCCACAGTGATCTTTTCACACCGGTTTACGTATCGGGGGATTTACCACTTATCAGAGGAACGAATATGAATTGGCGCCCATTTCTAATCGGCATCATCATGATCTATTGGCTCTCAGCCTGCAGCAGTCAACGACTGCCGGTTATCCAGGATTTTGAAATAAAACAGTACCTCGGCACCTGGCATGAAATCGCCCGCATGGAAAATCGCTTCGAAAAAGGCTTAAGCCAGGTGACGGCAGAGTATCGGCAGGAGAGCGACCATATCATAGTGATAAACCGCGGCTACTCGGCAGCAGAGCAGCGCTGGAAGCAGGCTGTTGGCAAAGCGCGATTTGAGGGGGCATCTGATGAGGGACGATTGGAAGTGTCTTTCTTTGGCCCCTTTTACGGCGACTATCAAATTCTGGCTGCCAGTCGTAACGCAGACGGGCAATACCGCACAGCACTGGTGACTGGCAATTCCTTCGATTACCTGTGGCTGTTATCAAGGGAACCCACTCTCACCGACGAAGAGCGCCGTTACTTTACCGATAAAATCCGGGCGCTTGGTGTCAACCCGGATGCCCTTGTGTGGCTTGATGGCGGGGCTAAGTGATGACCGCCGCTTTTTGAAACAAGCCCATGCCGGCAACTGCCGGAAGCTTACGACTGCGACGACATTCAAATCCCAAGCGCTCAAGCTCGGCAGTAAACTCTCTGTGAGAAAACCGGTTTTCCATCGGATGTTCAAATAACCTGCGACTGATTGGGTTACAGATGGCAAACCGGTACAGGTCCCAATACAAAAAGTAGCCGCCGGGTTTAAGCACCCTGGCCACCTCAGCCAGTGCCCCCTGCCAATCCGGCACATGATGAAACACAGCAAACTCAGCAACCAAATCAAACGCCTCTTCATTAAAGGGCATCTGACAGGCATTGGCCTCGGTAAAAAAGGCCCAATCGGTCCCCTGCCAACGCTTTGCACTGAGGGCCAACATCTCTTCGTCCAAATCCATGGCAACCACTTGCCGGGCGTTGAGGCGATGTTTCAGAAATTGCATGCCGTTACCACTGCCACAGCCAATTTCCAGTGTTCGTTCCAACACAGGCAGGTCTTCGGGAAAGAGGCTTTGTAGCAATCTGGCCTCCAATGTGGATTGGATCCATGCCCTGCCCTTAGAAGTAACAACTGCTTTTTCATTCTGATTCAGCTTCATAGCATCTCTTCGTCATTCGATTTTGATAACTGCCTTCACTGACAGCGCCGGGGTCACTGCAAACGCAAACCGGGTTTGTCGCTATTGGCAAGTGATCCCCTTGTCGCTCTATTACGTAATGCCAGCCAGAAAAGTTTATTCTGGAGCCCTTATGCAACTGGCCCTTTTTCCATTACCCATTTGTCTGCTGCCCGGTGGTTTCACCAAACTGAGGATTTTTGAGCCCAGGTACAAGCGCCTGGTGAGCGAATCACTGAGTTCAGGTATGGGATTTGGTCTTTGTATGTTAGGGGAAAATAACGAGCCTATGCCCATAGCTACACGGGTAGAAATCATTGACTTCGAAACCCTCGACGATGGCTTGCTTGGAATAAGCATCGCCGGGATTGAGCGTATCGAGATCGTTTCATGCCACAGCGAATCAGATGGCTTAAAACGGGGTGAAGCGCGCATTCTCCGTCCTTGGGAGCCTTGCGAGGTAAACAACAATCATTTGCTGCTTTCACAAAGGCTTGAGGAGGTGATGCATGCTTTCCCCGAGCACCAAAACCTGAATCAAGCCACTGACTTTAATGACCTTACCTGGGTATGCCAACGTTGGTTGGAATTACTGCCCATAGCGCTGGTACACAAGCAGCAGTGTTATCGACAGGACTCACCGGACATGGCCCTTGCTTTATTGGAGCAAATTATTGAAAAAGATTGATCCGACAGCGGCCAGACTGCGTAACCACATTTACGCAACCAACCTTGCTTTGTGAAAACGCCAACAAACGAGCAAAAACATGCAAATTTTCAGGCAAAATCAGCACGGATCCCACTATGATAGAAGCTCCTCTCCTATCAATATCAAAGGTATGCAGGATTCCAAGCCAGATATCAGTGAAGAAACACTGCGCCACTGGTTGGTGGCGGTAGCCAATCACAGGGACAAATCGGCCTTCCGCGCCCTGTTTGATCATTTTGGTCCCAAGGTCAGGTCCTTTGGCATGTCGCGTCTGGCGCAGCAAGGTCTCGCAATGGATTTGGTGCAGGAAACTCTCACCACGGTATGGACCAAGGCACATCTTTTCGATACCGACAGAGGCAATGTCAGCACCTGGGTTTACGCCATCATGCGAAATCAGTGTTTTGACATGCTCAGACGCGTACAACACAACCGGGAAGATGCCTTTGGTGACGACATCTGGCCTTTGTTCGACGTTGACACTCATGCGGGCGACCATGGCGACCACAAATTGGACGCATTGCTTAACCAATATCTTTCGAAATTACCCAAGCTCCAACGTGAAGTGGTACTAGGCATCTATCTTCAGGAACTCAGCCAACAGGAACTGGCCGACAGACTCGGCGTTCCCTTGGGTACCATCAAGTCCAGACTGCGCCTGGGCCTTGAGAAACTGAAAAGCCTGTTGGAGAAACATCATGATTAAACATCACCCCAGCGACGAGATGTTGCTTGCCCATGCTGCCGGCGAAACTGTGCTTGGTCTGGCGATTGCGCTCAGTGCACACTGTGAGCTTTGCCCTGCCTGCGCGGCAAAAGTGGAGCATTTTCAGCACAAATTGGCTATGCATCACCTGCCTCTTCCAGACCAAACAAGCGAGGCTGCCCGCAGTGGCGCCATCAGTGAAAGTGTATCCAAGGGAAGCGTTGACCAGTCAGGTGTAGCATCTGGAGATAGCGCTTGGAACAGTTCTTGGGATAGTTCTTGGGAGAGCCAGGATAACAGCCTTGACTCCCTTTTTGATGCCATTACAGCCACGCCCGCGGCAAGTGCGGTTGAGACATCCGCACACGACTGCAGTACTGTGTCGCTGGCAACCGAGGTGAAAGGTTTCAGTTATTCCTTGCCTAAAGCATTCAGGTCTTTTGTTGCCAACCCTGCACTGGCCTCCAGCTGGAGTGGTATTGGTCACGTAAGCCGTATGCGTTTGGATACCCGGGACGGTAAAGCCCGTTCCAGCCTGCTGCACATCGCCGCCGGTGGCGAAATACCCGAGCATACCCATAAGGGGCAGGAAATCACCCTGCTGCTTCATGGTCACTTCAGCGATGAAATGGGCGACTATGCACCCGGGGACTTTATGGTGACTGACGCCCGGCACCAACACACACCAAAGACCCTTGATGGCTGCCTGTGCTTCACAGTGGTTGACGCACCGCTGCACTTCACCAAGGGGTTATCCAAGCTGCTTAATCCCATAGGTGAGCTGATTTACTGACTCTGTCAGCGCAGTATTGGCTACCAATAACAAAGCGGGCAAATGCCCGCTTTGTTGTCTTATCGATAAAATCAGCCATAAAACCAGTAACACACGCCAATCGCCGCCAGGATCCCCGCCAAATCAGCAACCAGGGCACAGCCCACGGCATGACGACTGTATTTAATCCCAACGGCACCAAAATACACAGCAAGTACATAAAATGTCGTTTCGGTCGAGCCCTGAAGCACAGCCGCCAGGCGTCCGGCAAAGGAGTCAACACCATAGTGGTCCATGGTCTCCAGCATCATGGCCCTGGCGCCACTGCCGCTGAACGGTTTCATCAGTGCCGTGGGCATGGCATCCACAAACCGGGTATCGCCGCCCAAGCCATTTACCAAGGCCGCCAGCAGCGATAACAGATAATCCAGGGCTCCCGATGCGCGTAACAGCCCAATCGCCAGCAGCATGGCCAACAGGAAGGGAATGAGTTTAATCGCCTGCCCGAAGCCCTCTTTGGCACCTTCAACAAACTCATCGTAAATGGCAACCCGTCGCCAGGCGGCACCGAGAATAAACAGAAACAGCAAACCCAACAAAACGCCATTGCCCATGGCGCCGGACACTCTGGCTATCTCTTCCGCGGCAAGGGTGCCAAGATAAAAAACCAGCGCCGACAAACTGCCTAAAATCAGAGCCCCGTAACCGAGCACGACGGCAGAGAACAACGCCAGACGTTGCACCAACGCCACCGCCAATAACCCCGCCAGTGTCGAAGCCGTAGTAGCGAGTAAAATAGGTAAAAACACATCGGCCGGGGACGCCGCGCCCTGCTGCGCCCGATATAAAAACACGGTTACAGGAACAAGGGTCACAGAGGAGGTATTGAGTACCAGAAACAATATCTGGGCATTGCTCGCGGTTTCCTTATCGGGATTGACACTGTGCAAATCCTGCATGGCTTTTAACCCCAGGGGGGTGGCGGCATTATCCAGACCGAGCACATTGGCGGTGAGATTCATGGTAACACTGCCAAACGCCTTATGACCGCGGGGAATCTCGGGCATAAGCTTGCAAAGCAATGGCTCGGTGCATCGCGCAAGCAGCGACACCATACCGGCTTTTTCACCCACTCTCATCAAGCCCATCCATAGGGCAAGCACACCAATCAACCCCAGGGCTATCTCTGCCGCGAGTTTGGCACTGGCAAACAGTCCTTCAACCGATGAAGCAAGGACGGCAGTATCTCCCTGAAACAACCTCAGCAGAATTGCCAGAAGGCTTACCGTAAAAAAA
This sequence is a window from Shewanella zhangzhouensis. Protein-coding genes within it:
- a CDS encoding class I SAM-dependent methyltransferase, whose amino-acid sequence is MKLNQNEKAVVTSKGRAWIQSTLEARLLQSLFPEDLPVLERTLEIGCGSGNGMQFLKHRLNARQVVAMDLDEEMLALSAKRWQGTDWAFFTEANACQMPFNEEAFDLVAEFAVFHHVPDWQGALAEVARVLKPGGYFLYWDLYRFAICNPISRRLFEHPMENRFSHREFTAELERLGFECRRSRKLPAVAGMGLFQKAAVIT
- a CDS encoding LON peptidase substrate-binding domain-containing protein; the encoded protein is MQLALFPLPICLLPGGFTKLRIFEPRYKRLVSESLSSGMGFGLCMLGENNEPMPIATRVEIIDFETLDDGLLGISIAGIERIEIVSCHSESDGLKRGEARILRPWEPCEVNNNHLLLSQRLEEVMHAFPEHQNLNQATDFNDLTWVCQRWLELLPIALVHKQQCYRQDSPDMALALLEQIIEKD
- a CDS encoding helix-turn-helix transcriptional regulator, with protein sequence MQLEELSHGQRQRLAFIDFSLQYFGEISRQDLISRFATGLAAATRDFAMYRELAPDNMQLVHQTKRYHRQPGFKALFPHDPAVILHGLAQGFGDGLSHPKNPSDICFDAVALIHPEPEIVAAVMRAIQANASLKVRYVSTSSGETRREIVPHALVNNGQRWHVRAYDRLNQQFTDFVINRIKSIGGFGEPVVQHERSEADAHWQTMLCLKLIPHPSLKYPEAIELDYGMQNGVLDVRCRGALAGYLLRQWSVDCSPRHQISSGVCQLALQNLEILREIEHSSIVPGAQSR
- a CDS encoding nucleoside recognition domain-containing protein, with the protein product MLNRVWLVFFTVSLLAILLRLFQGDTAVLASSVEGLFASAKLAAEIALGLIGVLALWMGLMRVGEKAGMVSLLARCTEPLLCKLMPEIPRGHKAFGSVTMNLTANVLGLDNAATPLGLKAMQDLHSVNPDKETASNAQILFLVLNTSSVTLVPVTVFLYRAQQGAASPADVFLPILLATTASTLAGLLAVALVQRLALFSAVVLGYGALILGSLSALVFYLGTLAAEEIARVSGAMGNGVLLGLLFLFILGAAWRRVAIYDEFVEGAKEGFGQAIKLIPFLLAMLLAIGLLRASGALDYLLSLLAALVNGLGGDTRFVDAMPTALMKPFSGSGARAMMLETMDHYGVDSFAGRLAAVLQGSTETTFYVLAVYFGAVGIKYSRHAVGCALVADLAGILAAIGVCYWFYG
- a CDS encoding sigma-70 family RNA polymerase sigma factor, encoding MQIFRQNQHGSHYDRSSSPINIKGMQDSKPDISEETLRHWLVAVANHRDKSAFRALFDHFGPKVRSFGMSRLAQQGLAMDLVQETLTTVWTKAHLFDTDRGNVSTWVYAIMRNQCFDMLRRVQHNREDAFGDDIWPLFDVDTHAGDHGDHKLDALLNQYLSKLPKLQREVVLGIYLQELSQQELADRLGVPLGTIKSRLRLGLEKLKSLLEKHHD
- a CDS encoding ChrR family anti-sigma-E factor codes for the protein MIKHHPSDEMLLAHAAGETVLGLAIALSAHCELCPACAAKVEHFQHKLAMHHLPLPDQTSEAARSGAISESVSKGSVDQSGVASGDSAWNSSWDSSWESQDNSLDSLFDAITATPAASAVETSAHDCSTVSLATEVKGFSYSLPKAFRSFVANPALASSWSGIGHVSRMRLDTRDGKARSSLLHIAAGGEIPEHTHKGQEITLLLHGHFSDEMGDYAPGDFMVTDARHQHTPKTLDGCLCFTVVDAPLHFTKGLSKLLNPIGELIY
- a CDS encoding DUF2750 domain-containing protein, with the protein product MTDMNPKLSSFIDNIKESQLLWGLMDADGEGWVVCDSSEYEDTDVMPLWSSEANAQKHCCDEWADYKATAISLVEFLEYWVEDLNHDGVLIGVDWEADEDCMEVDPIDLAQDLAEIEAE
- a CDS encoding chemotaxis protein CheV produces the protein MAKILETVDQRTQLVGENRLELLLFRLNSTQLFAINVFKVKEVVKLPPLNAMPGSHPSISGVANIRGVSIPVINLRRAIGFHPMPAEAEANLIITEYNRSVQGFLVGKVEHIVNMTWSDIMPPPKTAGRNNYLTAITRLDYQGTSNLVSIIDVEKVLAEIIHYDVRLSEGVLDDSLLAKMPGQKLLVVDDSATARKQVKETLGQLGIEILEVSDGREALELLKAWADEGMNVPKELLMMITDAEMPEMDGYKLTHEVRNDPRLKDLYITLNTSLSGSFNNAMVEKVGCDQFISKFQPDRLVEVVQDRLRDVIKA
- a CDS encoding FKBP-type peptidyl-prolyl cis-trans isomerase, whose product is MEIKDDLVVQFNYTLRDEKGEVIETNEGHDPIAYLHGHDNMMPGVENAIAGKKVGDKFSVTLPASETYGERIENAEQRVPSKHLLGAKVWKPGMRAIVNTDQGQRQVTVVKVGKFMVTVDINHPLAGRELTFDIEIVDAREASAEEIAHGHAHGVGGHQH
- a CDS encoding lipocalin family protein gives rise to the protein MNWRPFLIGIIMIYWLSACSSQRLPVIQDFEIKQYLGTWHEIARMENRFEKGLSQVTAEYRQESDHIIVINRGYSAAEQRWKQAVGKARFEGASDEGRLEVSFFGPFYGDYQILAASRNADGQYRTALVTGNSFDYLWLLSREPTLTDEERRYFTDKIRALGVNPDALVWLDGGAK
- a CDS encoding lytic murein transglycosylase, whose product is MKYPFILASSLSIITVFSAGAEPRTFEQCIADIKVEAQSAGLSPQSIAALDSVKPLQRVVELDRSQPEFTQTFADYFNKRVTERRISEGQKMLKTHGALLNKLQKEYGVPPQYLLAFWGLETNFGGYKGKMPVLDALATLACDARRSQYFTQELLQALRLGDKFGLPFESMVGSWAGAMGHTQFMPTTYLTYAVDGDGDGKVDLWNSTEDALSSAANFLTQLGWQRNERWGREVLLPKNYDYESLGRDHRKPLAEWQTLGLTTVFGHPVPTAPMDAALYLPAGHTGPAFLGYSNFEVIQRWNRSEFYALAVGHLADRINGAKPLKIAPPEQPRRTRDGLKAMQQKLIELGYDIGAADGIIGSKTSAAIRDFQRRNKLVPDGFADDATLNALGLDVASISSK